The Cupriavidus necator N-1 DNA window CGTTCCCGGCGCGCCGTTCAGGTGGTTGCGCAGGTTGCCCATCGCGCGCACCGCCTGGTCGATGCCTTCGGACAGCTGGTACACCACCTTCACGCGCCCGCCCTTGCCGGCGGACGGGGCAGCCTGCGCCGCCGCCCTGGCGCTCAGGCCGATGGCGGCCAGTGCCGCCGATGCTCGAATAAATGCTCGCCGCATGTTGTTCCTTCCCGCCGGGCCAGTCCCGGCATCCGTCCCGAACCTTAGCAGAGGACGGCATGGCCTGCCGGCCGCGGAACGGCTGTCAGGCGATGGTCGCTTCGTCGGTGCGCTTGTCGCCCTTGTTGTCGATCCAGGTCACGGCGACCTTGTCGCCCTTGGCGCCGCCCTTGAACTTGAAGTTCAGGAACGGGTCCTTCGACACCGCCGGTCCGAACTGGGCGCGGAACACTTCCTTGCCCTTGCACTGGGCGGTCACGGACTGGATATGCCAGGCCGGCACGACCTTGCCGGACGCGTCCTTGCGCTGGCCGGTTTCCATGTCGTGCTTCATCAGAATCTTGACGTCAACCACGCCGCCGTTTTCGGTGGCGCGTACGCGCATCGGGTCTGCCATGTGTTTCTCCTGTTGCAGTTTGGGAATCTCGATCCGGGGCGCGGCGTCAGCCGCCGCAGCCGCCCAGCGTGACCTTGATTTCCTTCGATGCCACGTACCACTTGCCGCCGGCCTTGACCGCGGCATGCACGACCGAGGTCTGGCCCATCTTCACGCGCGTGGAGACGAACGGCTCCGTGCCGGCCGGGATGACGAAGTCGGCGGCCAGCGTGTTGGGGTTCTTTTCCACCAGGATCGCGATCTGCTCGGTATCCGGGATGGTGCTGGTCACGGCCACCGGCACCACGGCGCCGTTCTCGGCGATATCGGGGGCGGTGAAGGTGATGGCGGTGCTTTTCTCGGTGCCGCTGCCGCCCAGCGCCTTGATCACGTCGGCAACGCTCTTGCCGTCAAAGGCGTTCTTGTTCCACTCCGCCGCCTGCGCTTCGCTGATCAGGCCGGTGGCGGCCATCAGCGACAGGACAGCGGTGACCCGCAGCACTTCTCGTCGTTTGGAATTCATTCTTTGCTCTCCGGCTACTCCGTTCCAGTCGGTCGATGACCGCTTCGGGGATCTTCATGCGGCCGGTACATGGCCGGCCGCTGGTCTGTCCTGGCCGCGCGGCATTCACCGCCCGGCCTGGTGCATCGGCGGACTGCCCGCCTGGTCGGTCAGGCTTACTTGGCCGGGGCGCCAGCCAGCACCCACTCGACCACGGTCTTCAGGTCGGCGTCGCTGACCGCCGCATTGGCGGGCATCGGCACCGGGCCCCAGACGCCCGAGCCACCGCTCTTGACCTTCTTGGTCAGGGTCGCGAGGGCGTTCTTGTCGCCCTTGTACTTGGCGGCCACGTCCTTGTAGGAAGGACCGACCAGCTTCTTGTCGACCTGGTGGCAACCCATGCAGGCGTTCTTGTTGGCGATCTCCTGTGCCTTGGCGGCATCGACCGCGTGGGCCGATGCGGCGGCGCCGAGCATCAGCGCTGCGATGACAAACTGCTTCATTGTTAAGCTCTCCAAACTCTGTAAAGCCGTGGGGACGGCAAAGGCCGCTGGGTCGTACTGCAATGGCTTCGCGGCACACACTGGCCGCCGCCCGGGGGCACTGCGGTGGCCAGTCCGCTATTTTGCCTCAAGAATCCAGCCCACCATGGCCTGCACGTCCGAATCCGGGATCTGCGGCTGCGGCGGCATCGGCACGCTGCCCCATGCGCCCTGCCCGCCCGCCTTGACCTTGCGCGCCAGCGCGGCATGCGCGTCCTGGCCCTTGTACTTGCCGGCGATGTCGGCAAACGACGGCCCCACCAGCTTGCGGTCCATCGCGTGGCAGGCCATGCACTGGTACTGGCCGGTGAGGCGCGCGCCCGGCGCGCCCGGTTCCGAAGACGCTGATGCAGCACTTTTCGATGCGGCATTGCCCGCGGCCACGCCGCGCACCGGGCCGAAGGCCCGCTGCTGCTGCGCCAGCTCGCCATGGGCATCGCGAGCATAGTCCGGTATCGACGAGGCAATCACCACCTTGCCGGCGCAGTCCTGCATGCAGGCCGTATTGCGCGTGTCCGGCCGGCCGCGCCCCGGCCACAGGCCGTGACCGGTGGTCATGCCGTCGCGGTTGGGCATGCGCCGCTGGACCTCGGCGATATTGGCGTCAGACAGCGTGAAGTCGGCCGGGACGATCTCGCCCAGGTGCAGCATATAGGCGGTGACGGCGTAGACGTCGCTCACGCTCAGGCTCTTGGGCGCATTCCACGGCATGGCACGGTGGATGTAGTCCCACAGCGTGCTGACGGTGCTGACCTTCATCAGCGTGGTGCGGTACGGCTGGTTGCCGGTCATGCCGGCCACGCGGCCGCGCCTGATGTCTTCGGCCGTGGTGCCGCCAACCAGCGGCGAGAACACCTCGTTGGATTCACCGAAGTCGCCGTGGCAAGACGCGCACTTGCCGTCCCAGACCTTCTGCCCCTGCGCCACCGTGCCGCTGCCCCTGGGCAGGCCCTGGAAGTCCGGGCGCACGTCGATGTCCCACGCGGCGACTTCGGCGGGCGAAGCGGTGCGGCCAAGCGCCGCGCGCGCGTCGGCCGTGCCTGCCCAGGCCGGGGCGGCGCTGACGGCTGCCAGCACCAGGGCAGCGGCGGTCCTGAACTCAGCCCACATGGACATTGGACACCTCGCCGCCTGCCGCCACCTGCCAGCTCTGGATCGCGTTGTTATGGTAGATCGAGCGCGTGCCGCGCACCGCGCGCAGCTGCCCCAGCTTCGGCTGCACGTAGCCGGTGTCGTCGATGGCGCGGCTTTGCAGGATGGCGGGGCCGCCGTCCCAGACCCAGTCCAGGTTGAAGCGCGTCAGGCACTTGGACAGCACCGGCGCCTCCAGCCGCGCGGTGCGCCAGTTGCGCCCGCCGTCGGTCGAGACATCGACACGCCTGATGCGCCCGCGCCCCGACCACGCCAGCCCGCTGATGTTGTAGAAGCCCTTGCCCACCAGCTGCTGCCCGCCCGAAGGCGTGGTGATGACCGACTTGCACTCCTGGATCGAGGTGTACTGGCGCAGCTTGCCGTCCGGCATCATGTCCACGTAGTGGATGGTCTCGTCCTTGGCGTTCCAGGGCTGGTCGCCCAGCTCCAGCCGGCGCAGCCACTTGACCCACGACACTCCCTGCACGCCCGGCACCACCAGGCGCAGCGGATAGCCGTTCTCGGGGCGCAGCATTTCGCCGTTCATGCCCCAGGCGACGATGATCTCGTCGGCCAGCTCCATCGGGATGGTGCGCGTCATCGACGAGCCATCGCCACCTTCGGCCAGCAGGTAGCGGCCGCGGCGCAGGTCGGCGCCGGCATCGTCCAGCAGCACCCGCAGCGGCACGCCGGTGAACTCGCAGCACGACAGCATGCCGTGGGTGTACTGGACCGTGGGCACGGCCACATTGCCCCATTCCATGCCGGTATTGGCGCCGCATTCGATGAAGTGCATGCGCGACACCGCCGGCAGGCGCATCAGGTCGTCCATGGTGTAGACGCGCGGCGTGCGCACCAGGCCGTTGAGCATCAGGCGGTGACGGGCCGGGTCGATATCGTGCCAGCCCTGGTGGTGGCGCTCGAAATGCAGGCCGTTGGGCGTGATGATGCCGAAGAAGCCCTGCAGCGGCGCGAAGGCCACCGAAGCGGCAGAGACGCGCGTCAGGCCCGGCGACTCGCGCCGGACCAGGTTTTTCTCATGCACGGAGGGTTGCCCGTACGGGCGTGCCGCCACCGGCTGGCCGAGCGAGGTGGCCCAGGGCTGCGGCTGCAGGATGGCGGGATCGCCGTCGGCCGCCAGCGCCTGGCGGCCGACGGCGATCCCCGCGGCCGCGCCCAGGAAGCTCTTGCGCAGGAAGTCGCGCCGCGGCGCGTCCAGGCCGTGCCGGCCGATGTCCTGCTGCAGCGATGCGCTGACGAAGTGCTCGGGCGCGGGCACGATGCGCCCGGGCCGGTTCCGTTCCTGCAAATCAGTCTCCTCCGGCGCGCTCGCCACGGTCCTATGGACCGGTCGGCGTGCCTGTTATCGGGCCGCTGCAACGGGTGCGGCAGCGATCCGTTTGCCGGAAGAGCTGAGCTAGCCAGCGGTGCGCCGCCTGCGCGCCGGGGCTTCGGGTGCCGGCTGTGCCATGAAGCGGTCGACCACGCCGGAGGACAAGGCGCTGTCCTCCAGCCGGCTCGCCACCTGCACGCAGACCGTGCGGCACAGCTCGATCACGCTTTCGTCCGCAATGGCATAGAACACCAGGTTCGCCTCCTTGCGGCGCGACAGCACGCCCGAGCGGTACATCGCGTTGAGATGCCGCGACACATTGGTCTGCGACGAACCCACCGTCTCGACCACCGTGCTGACCGGCTTCTCGCCATCGCACAAGGCGTGCAGGATCTTCAGCCGCGTCGGCTCCGCCAACAGGCTGAAGTAGCCCGATACCTTTTCGAATACGCGATCCAGCTCTTCCATGGCATCCAATATATTCGTATATGCGTGAATGCGCATATAGTGTTTACCCACTGATGCAGCACAGCATAAGCGCGGCGGCGAGGATCAGCGGCGCGCCAGCGCCCTGCCCGCCCACAGGCGCTGGCCGAACACGTTGAGCAGCAGCCCGGTCATCACCACTGCCGCGCCCGCCCACTGCGCGCCGGAGAGGCCCTCGCCCAGCAGCACATGCGCCGACACCAGCCCCACCACCGGCACCAGCAGCGTCAGCGGCGCCACCTGGCTGGCCGGGTAGCGCGTCAGCAGGCGGCCCCACATGGTGTAGCCGAACACCGTCGCAGCAAAGGCCAGGTAAGCTACGGCGAACACGGCCATGCCCGACACATGGGTGACGCTCTGCATGATGCGCGCCGGGCCCTCGACCCACAGCGACAGCAGCGCGAACGGCACGATCGGGATCAGCGCGCCCCAGATCACCAGCCCCAGCAGGTCGACCGGGCCGATCTTCTTGCTGACGATATTGCCGCTGGCCCAGCAGAACGCCGCGCACAGCGTCAGCACGAAGCCCGCCACGCTCATGCCGCCGGCGCTGCCGGCACCGGCTCCGATCAGGGCCAGCCCGCCCGCCGCCACTGCCATGCCCGCAATGTTGTGCCAGCGCACCGGCTCGCCCAGCCACAGCGCCGCAATGGCCAGCGTGAAGAAGGCCTGCGACTGCAGCACCAGCGAGGCCAGTCCGGCCGGCATGCCGACCGCCATGGCGTAGAACAGGAAGGCGAACTGGCCCAGGCTGATGGTGACGCCGTAGGCCAGCAGCAGCCGCCACGGCACGCGCGGGCGCGGCACGAAGAAGATCGCCGGGAACGCCACCAGCAGAAAGCGCAGCGCACCCAGCAGCATCGGCGGCATGCCCGCTAGGCCAACCTTGATCACGACGAAGTTGACGCCCCAGACGCAGACAATGGCGAGGGCGAGGAGACGGTCTCTGGCTTGCATGAGGGGGCTGGGGGTGCGGCCCGGCGCAGTGCCGGACAAAACCCATAGGGTAGCAGCCCGCGGCCTTCGGGGCATGGCTCGCGCCTGCCGCGCGGCAGGGCGAGCCGTCCTGCCCCTACCCCAGCATCTCCGCCCAGATGCCCTTTGCCCACGCCAGCGCGTAGTCGCCTTCGAGCTGGTTCGGCGCCTCCGACAACCCGCCCGATCCCGGCACCGTGACCATGGTCTTCTGCGCCGCGTCATAGCGGTGCACGCTGGCCACATGCACCGCCTCGCGGTCGGAGGTGAAGCTGTAGCAGGTGTTGTTGTAGAGCGGCTGCGGGTCAGGTGCCCGGCCCGACAGCAGCGCGACCATGGCCGCGGCCGCGACCTTGCCGTGCTGGTTGGCCATATGGCCCGACTTGGGCATCAGCGGCGCGATCTGGATGGCATCGCCGATCACGTGGATATTGGCCGCGGCGCGCGACTCGAAGGTGACGAAGTCCACCTCGCACCACTTGCCATTGGCCGTGGCCAGCCCCGCCGACACCGCGATCGCGCCGGCGCGCTGGGGCGGCAGCACGTTGAGCACATCGGCGCGCTCGTCGTCCTGCACGTCGAACTTGAGCGTGCGCGTGGCGGGGTCCACATCCACCGCGTTGAACTGCGGCCGGTATTCCACCAGGCCGGGGTACTGCGACGCCCACACCTTGCGGAACAGCCCGGCCTTGGAGGTGATGTCGGGGTTGGCATCGAGGATCAGCACCTTGCTGCGCGGCTTGTGCTGCCTGAAGTAGTACGCCACCTGGCAGGCGCGCTCGTACGGTCCCGGCGGGCAGCGGTACGGCGCCAGCGGGATGCTGATGACATAGGTGCCGCCGTCCGGCATGGCCTCCAGCTGGCGGCGCAGCGCCACGGTCTGTGGGCCGGCCTTCCAGGCGTGCAGGACCTGGTCGCCGCCGGGCTGCTTCAGCCCGGGCAGCGCATCGCTCATCATCTCGACGCCCGGCGACAGCAGCAGGCGGTCGTACGGCAGCGTGGAGCCGCCCGCTAGGCGCACGGTCCGCTTGGCCGGGTCGATGGCCACGGCGGTATCGCGCACCAGCCGCACGCCGTGGCGGCGCACCAGCGCGTCGTACGGCAAGGTCAGGTCCGCCAACTGCCGGCTGCCGCCGAGCACCAGGTTCGACAGGGGGCAGGAGACAAAGGCCGGATTGGGTTCGACCAGCGTGACCTCGATCGCCTGTCCGCTCCACTCGCGCAGGTAGCGGGCGGCGGTGGCGCCGCCGTAGCCGCCACCCACCACCACCACCTTGGCCGGCGACGCGGCGCGTGCCGCCCCGACCCCGACCGAACCCAGTACTGCGGCGCCCGCGGCGCCCAGGAAGCTTCGTCTTTGCATGGTAGTCCCCCGCTGTCAGCGCACCGCGGCGAACCACGCCGTGATGGCCGCGATCTGGTCGTCGCTGTAGCCCTTGGCAATCTGGTGCATCACCGTGGCCGGCCGCGTGCCGGCTTTGAAGGCCTGCATCTGCGCGGCCAGTTCCGCCTGCGGGCGGCCGGCCAGCGGCGGGATCGTGCTGCCCGCTGGCGCCCGCCCGGCGGGGCCGTGGCAACTGGTGCAGGCAGCGGCCTGGCTGCGCG harbors:
- the soxZ gene encoding thiosulfate oxidation carrier complex protein SoxZ; the protein is MADPMRVRATENGGVVDVKILMKHDMETGQRKDASGKVVPAWHIQSVTAQCKGKEVFRAQFGPAVSKDPFLNFKFKGGAKGDKVAVTWIDNKGDKRTDEATIA
- the soxY gene encoding thiosulfate oxidation carrier protein SoxY, with protein sequence MNSKRREVLRVTAVLSLMAATGLISEAQAAEWNKNAFDGKSVADVIKALGGSGTEKSTAITFTAPDIAENGAVVPVAVTSTIPDTEQIAILVEKNPNTLAADFVIPAGTEPFVSTRVKMGQTSVVHAAVKAGGKWYVASKEIKVTLGGCGG
- a CDS encoding c-type cytochrome codes for the protein MKQFVIAALMLGAAASAHAVDAAKAQEIANKNACMGCHQVDKKLVGPSYKDVAAKYKGDKNALATLTKKVKSGGSGVWGPVPMPANAAVSDADLKTVVEWVLAGAPAK
- a CDS encoding c-type cytochrome, which encodes MSMWAEFRTAAALVLAAVSAAPAWAGTADARAALGRTASPAEVAAWDIDVRPDFQGLPRGSGTVAQGQKVWDGKCASCHGDFGESNEVFSPLVGGTTAEDIRRGRVAGMTGNQPYRTTLMKVSTVSTLWDYIHRAMPWNAPKSLSVSDVYAVTAYMLHLGEIVPADFTLSDANIAEVQRRMPNRDGMTTGHGLWPGRGRPDTRNTACMQDCAGKVVIASSIPDYARDAHGELAQQQRAFGPVRGVAAGNAASKSAASASSEPGAPGARLTGQYQCMACHAMDRKLVGPSFADIAGKYKGQDAHAALARKVKAGGQGAWGSVPMPPQPQIPDSDVQAMVGWILEAK
- the soxC gene encoding sulfite dehydrogenase; this translates as MQERNRPGRIVPAPEHFVSASLQQDIGRHGLDAPRRDFLRKSFLGAAAGIAVGRQALAADGDPAILQPQPWATSLGQPVAARPYGQPSVHEKNLVRRESPGLTRVSAASVAFAPLQGFFGIITPNGLHFERHHQGWHDIDPARHRLMLNGLVRTPRVYTMDDLMRLPAVSRMHFIECGANTGMEWGNVAVPTVQYTHGMLSCCEFTGVPLRVLLDDAGADLRRGRYLLAEGGDGSSMTRTIPMELADEIIVAWGMNGEMLRPENGYPLRLVVPGVQGVSWVKWLRRLELGDQPWNAKDETIHYVDMMPDGKLRQYTSIQECKSVITTPSGGQQLVGKGFYNISGLAWSGRGRIRRVDVSTDGGRNWRTARLEAPVLSKCLTRFNLDWVWDGGPAILQSRAIDDTGYVQPKLGQLRAVRGTRSIYHNNAIQSWQVAAGGEVSNVHVG
- a CDS encoding ArsR/SmtB family transcription factor, with translation MRIHAYTNILDAMEELDRVFEKVSGYFSLLAEPTRLKILHALCDGEKPVSTVVETVGSSQTNVSRHLNAMYRSGVLSRRKEANLVFYAIADESVIELCRTVCVQVASRLEDSALSSGVVDRFMAQPAPEAPARRRRTAG
- a CDS encoding O-acetylserine/cysteine exporter; translation: MQARDRLLALAIVCVWGVNFVVIKVGLAGMPPMLLGALRFLLVAFPAIFFVPRPRVPWRLLLAYGVTISLGQFAFLFYAMAVGMPAGLASLVLQSQAFFTLAIAALWLGEPVRWHNIAGMAVAAGGLALIGAGAGSAGGMSVAGFVLTLCAAFCWASGNIVSKKIGPVDLLGLVIWGALIPIVPFALLSLWVEGPARIMQSVTHVSGMAVFAVAYLAFAATVFGYTMWGRLLTRYPASQVAPLTLLVPVVGLVSAHVLLGEGLSGAQWAGAAVVMTGLLLNVFGQRLWAGRALARR
- a CDS encoding NAD(P)/FAD-dependent oxidoreductase — encoded protein: MQRRSFLGAAGAAVLGSVGVGAARAASPAKVVVVGGGYGGATAARYLREWSGQAIEVTLVEPNPAFVSCPLSNLVLGGSRQLADLTLPYDALVRRHGVRLVRDTAVAIDPAKRTVRLAGGSTLPYDRLLLSPGVEMMSDALPGLKQPGGDQVLHAWKAGPQTVALRRQLEAMPDGGTYVISIPLAPYRCPPGPYERACQVAYYFRQHKPRSKVLILDANPDITSKAGLFRKVWASQYPGLVEYRPQFNAVDVDPATRTLKFDVQDDERADVLNVLPPQRAGAIAVSAGLATANGKWCEVDFVTFESRAAANIHVIGDAIQIAPLMPKSGHMANQHGKVAAAAMVALLSGRAPDPQPLYNNTCYSFTSDREAVHVASVHRYDAAQKTMVTVPGSGGLSEAPNQLEGDYALAWAKGIWAEMLG
- a CDS encoding c-type cytochrome, encoding MTIFPRPAVLLRLALLAAALCGARPALPADSAAPATDAALRARSQAAACTSCHGPAGRAPAGSTIPPLAGRPQAELAAQMQAFKAGTRPATVMHQIAKGYSDDQIAAITAWFAAVR